From Mumia sp. ZJ1417:
TCCGGCCCCCACGCCCACGTCTCGCCGTCGGTGCCGACGAGCTCGACACGGACCGGTGTCGAGGGGATGTCGCGACCGCGGACGAGATAGGCGAAGGCGCGGGTACGGAAACCGAGGTTCGCGACGTGCTTCGCGCGGGCGGTGCGCGGCAGCTCGATGCCGAAGGCCTCCGCGACGTCACGTCCGTGCGCCCAGGTCTCCATCAGCCGTGCGGTCGCCATTGAGGCCGGGCTCATCGGCGGGCCGAACCAGGCGATCTTCTCGCCCGCGGGCACCGCCCGGAGAGCGTCGGCCAGCTGTCGGCGCCCGTCGCGCCATGTGGCGAGCAGCTCCTGCGGCGCGAGCGCGGCGAGCCGGTCGGCCTCGGCGTCGACGTAGCCGGTCGGGTTCTCGACCGCGTTCTTGATCAGTGTCGCGAACGCCTCGCCGCCCTCGATCGCCGCGAGCGAGGCGCTGTCGGTCCAGTGCAGGTGTGCGATCTGGTGCGCGACGTCCCAGCCCGGCGCGGGCGTCGCGGTGGCCCATCCGGCGTCGTCCAGGTCGGCGACGATCGCGTCGAGCTGCTGGCTCTCCGCGTGGAGGTCGGCGAGGACGGCCTCGAGGACCGCGTGGCGGGCCGCGTCGGGCGTCGGGTCGGGCGAGGTGTCGGTGCTCATCAGCGTTCCAGCTCCGTGTCGAGGGTGATCGCCCACGCGTCGAGGATCGACGTGCGGCGTGCGGTGTCATCCGAGAGAGAGGCGGCGAGCCCGAGCCCGCGCATGAGGTCGAGGGTGGCTTGGACGAGCTGCCGGTTGCGGCCCCGGTTGTCGTCGATGCCGAGCAGGTCGACCGCGTAGGCGTGGGTCTCGCGGCCGACGCGGCGCTCCAACGGGCCGACTGCGGCCCGCAGCTCGTCGTCGGTGCGGGCGGCGACCCACAGCTCGAGCGCCGCGAAGAAGACCGGCGAGACGAACTGTGCGGCGAGCACGTCGAGCACCGCCCGCGTACGACCTTGGGCCGGCAGCCCTCGCACGGCTGCGGCGAGGTCGTCGCGGCGCCGCTCGGTCAGGTGGTCGACGGCAGCGATGACGAGGGCCTGCTTGCTCGGGAAGTGGTGCAGCTGCGCTCCGCGCGAGACGCCGGCGCGCTGCGAGACGACGGTCGTGCTGGTGCCCGACCAGCCGAGCTCGACGAGCGAGTCGACGGTCGCCTCCAGCAGCCGCTGGCGCATGAGGCGGCTGCGCTCGCCCT
This genomic window contains:
- a CDS encoding TIGR03084 family metal-binding protein; translation: MSTDTSPDPTPDAARHAVLEAVLADLHAESQQLDAIVADLDDAGWATATPAPGWDVAHQIAHLHWTDSASLAAIEGGEAFATLIKNAVENPTGYVDAEADRLAALAPQELLATWRDGRRQLADALRAVPAGEKIAWFGPPMSPASMATARLMETWAHGRDVAEAFGIELPRTARAKHVANLGFRTRAFAYLVRGRDIPSTPVRVELVGTDGETWAWGPEDAEDRVTGDGYDFALLATRRRTRDDVDVVAHGAAADEWLDIVQAFAGLPGPDPVPVGSRQARPAEGAARPAEGSRQARPAEGSA
- a CDS encoding TetR/AcrR family transcriptional regulator, with protein sequence MTATTRTTQGERSRLMRQRLLEATVDSLVELGWSGTSTTVVSQRAGVSRGAQLHHFPSKQALVIAAVDHLTERRRDDLAAAVRGLPAQGRTRAVLDVLAAQFVSPVFFAALELWVAARTDDELRAAVGPLERRVGRETHAYAVDLLGIDDNRGRNRQLVQATLDLMRGLGLAASLSDDTARRTSILDAWAITLDTELER